Proteins encoded by one window of Gemmatimonadales bacterium:
- a CDS encoding DNA polymerase III subunit alpha, which produces MVHLHLHTHFSFGIGVSSPETLATAAAERGFQALACTDTNGVYGAVEFQRACLAAGIRPILGAHLVADGQETVALATSQRGWAALCRAATAIHWRASLPAFCLSAQLATDREGLILISQDTAFLERVVRLSGPRDLYAELRPGKERHVVLAAARRLGVPAVVTNGVVAAHPEDWGRHRLLRAIALNTTLSALTAGSGQASVSADLAPREAWLRPADDLARLFPDCPEAVRATDAIAERCEYQIPIGRVVAPRFADAGDALQQLRALAYAGAERRYGTIAPVTRDRLERELGIIGMKGFADYFLVVRDIVANGPTHCGRGSVANSMVSYCLGITHVEPLGAGLLFERFLNPERKDPPDIDLDFPWDERDKVLAYVFRRYPHPQAAMVANHNCFRLRGALREVAKVHGRPAGEIREVTRRIPIFEDVSLAETLETHPNFRALDLPPAWREFARLAEPLVGTPRHLSVHPGGVVIVPSALTDYVPTEPAVKTLAVGGAAGPEQSERVPVIQFEKDGAEDAGLVKIDLLGNRSLAVIRDAIDAVHRHTGRQIDYTSSDPADDEPTKALFRTGRTMGVFYTESPASRMLCAKSRADTFELLVLNTSIIRPASNRFIRIYLERLHGAPYEPLHPVLRDTLGDTFGVMVYQEDVVNVCAAFAGMPLATADGLRKSLSKKRPGKHLGAYAEEFFTGALALGRDIETIKRVWEMIMSFAGYSFCKGHSASYIQVAQHSCYLRAHYPAEFMAAVLGNGGGFYHPFVYVAEGMRMGLTVLPPDVNASEFRSSGEGRELRIGLQFVKGLSAEGVERLLAARESRPFKSLVDLRARTGIAPADLRALIKVGALDSIAGGWTRPMMLWLVDSIADCVQSPDDHPGDWFDHLPPAVPVLKEYAPERRRREEFASLGFITDDHPMRLHAEELKRFRICPSTELHRHVGEHVLAAGMLTTAKPVHTAKDEPMEFATFDDGDGLIETVLFPQVYRERGHVLFDQGPFIFRGKVEEEFGAVTLTVTDLDRLDRMLVKLSARRSSYLPGQSGSSASRKGS; this is translated from the coding sequence GTGGTCCACCTCCACCTCCACACCCACTTCTCTTTCGGCATCGGCGTGTCGAGCCCGGAGACGCTCGCCACGGCGGCCGCGGAGCGCGGGTTCCAGGCGCTCGCCTGCACCGACACCAACGGGGTCTACGGCGCGGTCGAGTTCCAGCGCGCCTGTCTGGCCGCCGGCATTCGACCGATCCTCGGCGCGCATCTGGTCGCGGACGGGCAGGAGACGGTCGCCCTCGCCACCAGCCAGCGCGGCTGGGCCGCGCTCTGCCGGGCTGCCACCGCCATTCACTGGCGGGCCTCGCTCCCCGCCTTCTGTCTCTCCGCCCAGCTCGCCACCGACCGCGAGGGGCTCATTCTCATATCCCAGGACACCGCTTTCCTGGAGCGGGTCGTCCGGCTGAGCGGGCCGCGCGACCTCTACGCCGAGCTCCGCCCCGGCAAAGAGCGCCACGTGGTACTGGCCGCAGCGCGGCGGCTGGGGGTGCCGGCGGTGGTGACCAACGGGGTCGTCGCGGCACATCCGGAGGATTGGGGACGGCACCGGCTGCTCCGGGCCATCGCCCTCAACACCACGCTCTCCGCCCTCACCGCCGGCTCCGGCCAGGCCAGTGTGTCCGCCGACCTGGCGCCCCGCGAGGCGTGGCTCCGTCCAGCCGACGATCTCGCGCGGCTCTTCCCCGACTGTCCCGAGGCCGTGCGCGCCACCGACGCCATCGCCGAGCGCTGCGAGTATCAGATCCCCATAGGTCGCGTGGTGGCGCCGCGATTCGCCGACGCGGGCGACGCCCTCCAGCAGCTCCGCGCCCTTGCCTACGCCGGCGCCGAGCGCCGCTACGGCACCATCGCCCCGGTGACGCGGGACCGGCTGGAGCGCGAGCTCGGGATCATCGGGATGAAGGGGTTCGCCGACTATTTCTTGGTGGTGCGGGACATCGTCGCCAACGGCCCCACCCACTGCGGCCGTGGCTCCGTCGCCAACTCGATGGTGAGCTACTGTCTCGGCATCACTCACGTGGAGCCGCTGGGGGCCGGGCTCCTCTTCGAGCGCTTCCTCAACCCCGAGCGGAAGGACCCGCCCGACATCGACCTCGATTTCCCCTGGGACGAGCGCGACAAGGTCCTGGCCTACGTCTTCCGCCGCTATCCCCATCCCCAGGCGGCGATGGTGGCCAACCACAACTGCTTCCGTCTCCGCGGCGCGCTGCGTGAGGTGGCCAAGGTGCACGGCCGACCGGCGGGCGAGATCCGCGAGGTCACCCGTCGGATTCCAATTTTTGAGGACGTCTCGCTGGCGGAAACGCTGGAGACCCATCCCAACTTCAGGGCGCTCGACCTGCCGCCCGCCTGGCGGGAGTTCGCCCGCCTGGCGGAGCCGCTGGTAGGGACGCCGCGCCATCTCTCGGTGCATCCGGGCGGCGTGGTCATCGTGCCCAGCGCACTCACCGACTACGTCCCCACCGAGCCGGCGGTGAAGACCCTCGCGGTGGGTGGGGCAGCCGGCCCTGAGCAAAGCGAACGGGTCCCCGTCATCCAGTTCGAGAAGGATGGCGCCGAGGACGCGGGGCTGGTCAAGATCGACCTGCTGGGCAACCGCTCGCTCGCCGTCATCCGCGATGCCATCGACGCGGTGCACCGGCACACCGGCCGGCAGATCGACTACACCTCCAGCGACCCCGCGGATGACGAGCCCACCAAGGCGCTCTTCCGCACCGGCCGGACCATGGGCGTCTTCTACACCGAGTCACCCGCCTCGCGGATGCTCTGCGCCAAGAGCCGGGCCGACACGTTCGAGCTGCTGGTGCTCAATACCAGCATCATCCGGCCCGCCTCCAACCGCTTCATCCGGATCTATCTCGAGCGGCTGCACGGCGCGCCCTATGAGCCGCTCCACCCGGTGCTGCGCGATACCCTGGGCGACACCTTTGGCGTGATGGTCTACCAGGAGGACGTGGTCAACGTCTGCGCCGCCTTCGCTGGCATGCCGCTCGCCACGGCCGACGGGCTCCGCAAGTCGCTCTCCAAGAAACGTCCGGGCAAGCATCTCGGCGCCTATGCGGAGGAGTTCTTCACCGGCGCCCTGGCGCTGGGCCGCGACATCGAGACCATCAAGCGGGTGTGGGAGATGATCATGTCGTTCGCGGGGTACAGCTTCTGCAAGGGGCACTCCGCGTCCTACATCCAGGTGGCGCAGCACTCGTGTTACCTGCGGGCGCACTATCCCGCGGAGTTCATGGCGGCGGTGCTGGGGAACGGCGGCGGGTTCTATCACCCCTTCGTCTACGTGGCGGAGGGGATGCGGATGGGGCTCACGGTGCTGCCACCGGACGTGAACGCCAGCGAGTTCCGCTCGAGCGGGGAGGGTCGGGAGCTCAGGATCGGACTGCAGTTCGTGAAGGGGCTCTCGGCGGAGGGGGTGGAGCGGCTGCTGGCGGCACGGGAAAGTCGCCCGTTCAAGAGCCTGGTCGACCTCCGCGCCCGCACCGGCATCGCACCCGCGGACCTGCGTGCCCTCATCAAGGTGGGCGCGCTCGACTCGATCGCCGGCGGCTGGACCCGCCCAATGATGCTCTGGCTGGTGGATTCCATTGCGGACTGCGTCCAGAGCCCGGACGATCACCCGGGCGACTGGTTCGATCACCTGCCGCCGGCCGTGCCCGTGCTCAAGGAGTACGCCCCCGAGCGCCGGCGGCGGGAGGAGTTCGCCTCACTCGGCTTCATCACCGACGACCACCCGATGCGGCTCCACGCCGAGGAGCTCAAGCGCTTCCGGATCTGCCCCAGCACCGAGCTGCACCGCCACGTGGGCGAGCACGTGCTGGCGGCGGGGATGCTCACCACCGCCAAGCCGGTGCACACCGCCAAGGATGAGCCGATGGAGTTCGCCACCTTCGATGATGGGGATGGCCTGATCGAGACCGTGCTCTTCCCCCAGGTGTATCGTGAGCGGGGTCACGTGCTGTTCGATCAGGGGCCGTTCATCTTTCGGGGGAAGGTCGAGGAGGAGTTCGGCGCGGTCACCCTTACCGTCACTGATTTGGATCGACTGGACCGGATGCTCGTGAAGCTGTCTGCCCGAAGGTCATCTTACCTTCCTGGGCAAAGCGGATCTTCCGCTTCCCGAAAGGGGTCGTGA
- a CDS encoding cation diffusion facilitator family transporter yields the protein MIQQPRLVRYAALSVVAALLTIALKGGAYLVTGSVGLLSDALESLVNLVAAVVALFALSVAARPADEDHAYGHTKAEYFSSAFEGALILLASASIVVAAYERLLSPRPIETPGLGLAISTFATIINFGVARVLFRAGRRYQSITLEADAHHLIADVWTSMGVVVGVGAAALTGWHRLDAVVAILVAVNVMRLGVSLLRRSMMGLLDTGLPEDIRGKITAILEARSAEGVRYHALRTRQAGARRFIAFHILVPGQWSVQRGHDLLEEIEEEVRAAVPNSSVDTHLEPIEDPVSWADLPLERTEGTVDKEGAPEG from the coding sequence GTGATCCAGCAACCCAGGTTGGTGCGCTACGCCGCCCTCTCGGTAGTGGCGGCCCTGCTGACCATCGCTCTCAAAGGCGGCGCGTATCTTGTCACCGGTTCAGTGGGTCTCCTGTCCGACGCGCTGGAGTCGCTGGTCAACCTGGTGGCTGCGGTGGTGGCGCTCTTCGCGCTCTCGGTGGCGGCCCGGCCGGCCGACGAGGATCACGCCTACGGCCACACCAAGGCGGAATATTTCTCCTCGGCCTTCGAGGGGGCCCTCATCCTGCTGGCCTCCGCCAGCATCGTGGTCGCCGCGTACGAGCGTCTGCTCTCCCCGCGGCCGATCGAGACGCCCGGCCTGGGACTCGCAATCTCCACTTTCGCCACGATCATCAATTTTGGCGTGGCGCGGGTGCTGTTCCGGGCGGGGCGGCGGTATCAGTCGATCACGCTCGAGGCCGACGCCCATCATCTGATCGCGGACGTCTGGACCTCGATGGGCGTGGTGGTGGGCGTGGGCGCGGCGGCGCTCACCGGCTGGCACCGGCTCGACGCGGTGGTGGCGATCCTGGTCGCGGTGAACGTGATGCGGCTGGGCGTGTCGCTCTTGCGTCGCTCGATGATGGGGCTGCTCGACACCGGTCTGCCGGAGGACATTCGCGGCAAGATCACCGCCATCCTCGAGGCCCGCTCGGCCGAAGGCGTTCGCTACCACGCGCTCCGCACCCGCCAGGCCGGAGCCCGGCGGTTCATCGCCTTCCACATCCTGGTGCCGGGTCAGTGGAGCGTGCAGCGAGGGCACGATCTGCTGGAGGAGATCGAGGAAGAGGTCCGCGCCGCGGTGCCCAACAGCAGCGTGGACACCCACCTCGAGCCGATCGAGGATCCGGTGTCCTGGGCCGATTTGCCGCTCGAACGGACGGAGGGGACGGTGGACAAGGAAGGAGCGCCGGAAGGCTGA
- a CDS encoding DUF72 domain-containing protein, whose translation MSAADPARSLSDELRALAFRIPADVRFGASSWNYPGWRNLVYHREYETRGASARMLSEYAAFPLFRTVGIDSSFYAPPLEATFEAYNEHLPAGFPCVSKVWNQVTVHTFSKAQDKARAGQLNPDFLNPEVFLEAVHQPYRQHFADHMGPFVFEFQAIGRGPGGLTPEAFAARLDEFFDALPRDAMFAVEVRNEEFLTPMYFAVLREHGVAHVFNSWTRMPSIGDQLDLPGSVSGPFLIARALLRPGRSYDEAVDVFAPYDRIREPYPPLRRDLARLVETAVRTRIPAYLLVNNRAEGSAPLTIAEVARLLPEPAR comes from the coding sequence ATGTCCGCGGCGGACCCCGCCCGCTCCCTGTCCGACGAGCTTCGGGCGCTGGCGTTCCGGATCCCGGCCGATGTCCGGTTCGGGGCCTCCTCCTGGAATTACCCCGGCTGGCGAAATCTGGTGTACCACCGGGAGTACGAGACGCGCGGCGCCTCCGCCCGCATGCTCAGCGAGTACGCCGCCTTCCCCCTCTTCCGCACGGTCGGAATCGACTCCAGCTTCTACGCGCCGCCGTTGGAGGCGACGTTCGAGGCCTACAACGAGCATCTGCCGGCCGGCTTCCCCTGTGTGAGCAAGGTCTGGAACCAGGTCACCGTCCACACCTTCAGCAAGGCGCAGGACAAGGCCCGGGCAGGGCAGCTCAATCCCGATTTCCTGAATCCCGAGGTATTTCTCGAGGCGGTCCACCAGCCCTACCGGCAGCACTTCGCCGATCACATGGGCCCCTTCGTCTTCGAGTTCCAGGCTATCGGCCGCGGCCCCGGCGGGCTCACCCCCGAGGCATTCGCCGCTCGGCTCGACGAGTTTTTCGATGCTCTACCGCGGGACGCCATGTTTGCGGTAGAGGTCCGGAACGAGGAGTTTCTGACTCCGATGTACTTCGCCGTCCTGCGGGAGCACGGCGTTGCCCATGTCTTCAACTCCTGGACCCGGATGCCCTCGATCGGCGATCAACTCGACCTTCCAGGCTCGGTGTCGGGCCCCTTCCTGATCGCCCGGGCGCTGCTCCGGCCCGGTCGGAGCTACGACGAGGCGGTGGATGTCTTTGCGCCCTACGATCGCATCCGGGAGCCCTACCCGCCCCTCAGGCGCGACCTGGCTCGGCTGGTGGAGACCGCGGTCCGGACCCGAATCCCGGCCTACCTCCTGGTGAACAACCGGGCCGAAGGGAGCGCGCCACTCACCATCGCCGAGGTGGCGAGACTGCTGCCGGAGCCGGCCAGGTGA
- a CDS encoding PQQ-dependent sugar dehydrogenase, translating to MARSRPLLILILSLLGLAPASACGSDSDGTVGPPDGTAAVGLEPVATGLNNPLYLTAPPGDTNRLFIVEQAGTIRIVKGGTLLPDPFLDIADRVSTGGERGLFALAFDPGYASNGRFVVHYTDSNGNTRLSVFHVSADPDRADPASETVVLTAQQPFSNHNGGQILFGPDGYLYLGLGDGGGGGDPQGNGQKLTDRLADILRLDLSSGTSAVAPADNPFVGRAGAEPGVWSYGLRNPWRFSFDRATGDLYIADVGENAWEEVDLATAASGAGKGVNYGWNLMEGRHCYVTSPCDTTGLAMPVLEYDHGQGCSITGGYVYRGAAIPALQGHYFYGDYCGGWVRSFRIEDGQAVDQAQWPTLAPGGPVLSFGEDQAGELYVLSGNGTVLRIVPR from the coding sequence ATGGCCCGCTCGCGTCCTCTCCTGATCCTGATCCTGTCGCTCCTCGGGCTCGCTCCTGCGAGTGCCTGCGGATCCGATTCAGACGGAACCGTCGGCCCGCCTGACGGGACCGCGGCGGTGGGCCTCGAGCCGGTGGCCACCGGTCTCAACAATCCACTTTATCTGACCGCGCCGCCAGGGGATACCAACCGACTGTTCATCGTGGAACAGGCCGGCACCATCCGGATCGTGAAGGGAGGGACCCTGCTGCCCGATCCTTTCCTGGATATCGCCGACCGGGTCTCGACCGGAGGCGAGCGGGGACTGTTCGCGCTGGCCTTCGACCCCGGGTACGCCTCGAACGGGCGCTTCGTCGTGCACTACACCGATAGTAACGGAAACACCCGGCTGTCAGTGTTCCACGTCTCCGCCGACCCGGACCGCGCCGACCCGGCCAGCGAAACGGTCGTGCTCACGGCGCAGCAGCCGTTCAGCAACCACAACGGTGGGCAGATCCTCTTCGGCCCCGACGGCTACCTGTACCTGGGCCTGGGTGACGGCGGGGGCGGCGGCGACCCCCAAGGGAACGGCCAGAAGCTCACCGACCGGCTCGCCGACATCCTCCGCCTCGACCTGAGCTCGGGCACGAGCGCGGTTGCGCCGGCCGACAACCCGTTCGTCGGCCGCGCCGGCGCGGAGCCCGGCGTCTGGAGCTACGGCCTCCGCAACCCGTGGCGGTTCAGCTTCGACCGCGCCACCGGAGACCTCTACATCGCCGACGTGGGAGAGAACGCCTGGGAGGAAGTGGACCTTGCCACCGCGGCGTCGGGTGCCGGCAAAGGCGTCAACTACGGATGGAACCTGATGGAAGGCCGTCACTGCTACGTCACCTCGCCCTGCGATACCACCGGGCTGGCCATGCCGGTGCTGGAATACGATCACGGGCAAGGCTGCTCCATCACCGGCGGCTATGTCTACCGGGGCGCTGCCATTCCCGCACTGCAGGGACATTATTTCTATGGCGACTACTGCGGCGGGTGGGTCCGGAGCTTCCGGATCGAGGATGGTCAGGCGGTCGATCAGGCGCAATGGCCCACGCTGGCTCCCGGGGGGCCGGTGCTGAGCTTCGGTGAGGACCAGGCGGGCGAGCTCTACGTGCTGAGCGGCAACGGCACCGTGCTCAGGATCGTCCCCCGTTGA
- a CDS encoding LEA type 2 family protein, with protein MTGSFRAILWVVPALACTPLGLWVYNDPEVSVSRVRLPAESSEEMPVVVALAVRNPNDFPIATARVELQLQLDGLTVGWLTSDSTVSFPQFATSILAVALDRSTGVGPAQLRILGIGTHAFAVHGRTTFTTPFGKRKIRFAQEGKMTFGQTASRASGPVDPNQ; from the coding sequence ATGACCGGTTCCTTTCGAGCGATTCTCTGGGTCGTCCCGGCGCTGGCCTGTACTCCGCTCGGGCTCTGGGTCTACAACGACCCGGAGGTATCGGTCTCGCGGGTGCGGCTGCCGGCCGAGTCGTCGGAGGAGATGCCGGTAGTGGTGGCGCTGGCGGTGCGCAATCCGAACGACTTCCCGATCGCCACGGCCCGGGTCGAGCTCCAGCTTCAGCTGGATGGTCTGACCGTCGGCTGGCTGACCAGCGACAGCACGGTTTCCTTCCCCCAGTTTGCGACCTCGATCCTGGCCGTGGCGCTGGATCGCTCCACCGGGGTCGGTCCGGCCCAGCTCCGGATCTTAGGGATCGGGACGCACGCCTTCGCCGTCCACGGGCGGACCACCTTCACGACCCCTTTCGGGAAGCGGAAGATCCGCTTTGCCCAGGAAGGTAAGATGACCTTCGGGCAGACAGCTTCACGAGCATCCGGTCCAGTCGATCCAAATCAGTGA
- a CDS encoding cyclase family protein — MTLLDLSHTIEHGMVTYPGLPGPIICDYLSRTDSHGRYAEGVEFQIGKIEMVANTGTYIDAPFHRYAGGKDIAGLRLDSLANLEAVLIQGPADGSRAVDWTAFDGREIRGKAVLVRTGWDARWGTPGYLANNPFLTAAAAEYLVGQGAALVGIDSLNIDDIGDQARPVHSTLLGAEIPIVEHLCKLGALPDRGFQFSAVPPKVAGFGSWPVRAFAVV; from the coding sequence ATGACCTTGCTCGATCTCAGCCACACCATCGAACATGGCATGGTGACCTACCCGGGGCTGCCCGGGCCGATCATCTGCGACTACCTGAGCCGGACAGACTCGCACGGCCGCTATGCGGAGGGCGTCGAGTTCCAGATCGGCAAGATCGAGATGGTGGCCAACACCGGTACCTACATCGACGCGCCGTTTCATCGCTATGCGGGGGGCAAGGACATCGCCGGCCTCCGGTTGGACTCCCTGGCCAATCTCGAGGCCGTGCTCATTCAGGGGCCGGCCGACGGATCCCGCGCGGTCGACTGGACCGCGTTCGATGGGCGGGAGATCCGGGGCAAGGCGGTGCTGGTGCGAACCGGCTGGGATGCCCGGTGGGGCACGCCGGGCTATCTGGCCAACAACCCGTTTCTCACCGCAGCGGCGGCGGAGTACCTGGTGGGCCAGGGTGCGGCGCTGGTGGGCATCGACTCGCTCAATATCGACGACATCGGTGACCAGGCGCGGCCGGTCCACTCCACCCTGCTGGGGGCCGAGATTCCCATCGTCGAGCATCTCTGCAAGCTGGGGGCGCTGCCGGACCGCGGCTTTCAGTTCTCGGCTGTGCCGCCCAAGGTCGCAGGGTTCGGGAGCTGGCCGGTGCGGGCGTTCGCGGTGGTCTGA
- a CDS encoding helix-turn-helix domain-containing protein, with protein MPDTLPLNSLPSVFSPLAKALLDGFSEGVIVFDVDGRLLYANQPAREALTGMDLAENAPDLQPRLAALGGRLRPLRVGGLELGEAMFIPGVEGPTTLAAREKEAIVKTLDANNWKLAETARHLGISRTTLWRRLKAYGLHRDGRSKWAQTS; from the coding sequence ATGCCAGATACATTGCCGCTCAACTCGCTACCCTCGGTCTTCTCTCCGCTTGCCAAAGCCCTCCTCGACGGGTTTAGCGAAGGCGTGATCGTCTTCGATGTCGACGGTCGGCTGCTCTATGCCAACCAGCCCGCCCGGGAGGCGCTCACCGGAATGGACCTGGCCGAGAACGCGCCTGATCTCCAGCCCCGGCTGGCGGCACTGGGCGGGCGACTCCGGCCACTTCGGGTCGGCGGTCTGGAGCTGGGCGAGGCGATGTTCATTCCCGGCGTGGAGGGGCCCACCACGTTGGCGGCCCGGGAAAAGGAGGCTATCGTCAAGACGCTGGACGCGAACAACTGGAAGCTCGCCGAGACGGCCAGGCATCTGGGCATCAGCCGGACCACTCTCTGGCGTCGACTCAAGGCATACGGGCTCCATCGAGACGGCCGGAGCAAATGGGCGCAAACATCCTGA
- a CDS encoding 4-hydroxy-3-methylbut-2-enyl diphosphate reductase — translation MESTYFRRGFGLKSEIEVQLTADYHSAVVEALRRRQYRLEVGPLTFRLAREFGFCYGVDRAVDYAYEARLKFPDRTLYLIGEIIHNPHVNQKLHDMGVNFLARGEAGEFDFSSIGAEDVVILPAFGVTIADFERLRQIGCVLVDTTCGSVLNVWKRVDSYARDGFTAIIHGKHYHEETKATASQVMRYPGGRYLVVLNMEEARIVCEFIEHGGDADALADRFARSVSPGFDFARDLIRVGIANQTTMLSGESLAIAAEIRQSIERRYGAAALAEHFRSFDTICSATQERQDAVVALLEEPLDVMLVVGGYNSSNTCHLAALVQSKGVRTFHIEDAACVDTASGTIRHQPIGTKREEQADDWLSGGRIIGVTAGASTPNNKIGETIARVCELAGVVEQLRSVTA, via the coding sequence ATGGAGAGCACCTACTTCCGCCGGGGCTTCGGCCTCAAGTCCGAGATCGAGGTCCAGCTCACCGCGGACTACCACAGCGCCGTGGTGGAGGCCCTGCGCCGGCGGCAGTACCGGCTGGAAGTCGGCCCGCTGACCTTCCGGCTGGCGCGGGAGTTCGGCTTCTGCTACGGGGTGGACCGGGCGGTGGACTACGCCTACGAGGCCCGCCTCAAGTTTCCCGACCGGACGCTGTACCTGATCGGCGAGATCATCCACAATCCGCATGTCAACCAAAAGCTGCATGACATGGGGGTGAACTTCCTGGCCCGCGGCGAGGCCGGCGAGTTCGACTTCTCTTCCATCGGTGCGGAGGACGTGGTGATCCTGCCGGCCTTCGGCGTGACCATCGCCGACTTCGAGCGGCTCCGCCAGATCGGGTGCGTCCTGGTGGACACCACCTGCGGCTCGGTGCTCAATGTCTGGAAGCGGGTGGACAGCTACGCCCGGGACGGCTTCACCGCCATCATCCATGGCAAGCACTATCACGAGGAGACCAAGGCCACGGCCAGCCAGGTGATGCGGTATCCCGGGGGCCGGTATCTCGTGGTGCTCAACATGGAGGAAGCGCGGATCGTCTGCGAGTTCATCGAGCACGGGGGCGACGCCGACGCGCTGGCCGACCGCTTCGCGCGGAGCGTTTCCCCTGGCTTTGATTTCGCGCGCGACCTGATTCGGGTGGGGATCGCCAACCAGACGACGATGCTGTCGGGGGAATCGCTGGCGATCGCGGCGGAGATCCGCCAGAGCATCGAACGACGCTACGGCGCCGCCGCACTCGCCGAGCATTTCCGTTCGTTCGACACTATCTGCTCGGCGACGCAGGAGCGGCAGGACGCCGTGGTGGCGCTGCTGGAGGAGCCGCTCGATGTGATGCTGGTGGTCGGCGGGTACAACTCGAGCAATACCTGTCACCTCGCGGCGTTGGTGCAGTCGAAGGGGGTCCGCACCTTTCACATCGAGGACGCCGCCTGCGTCGACACCGCCAGCGGTACGATCCGGCACCAGCCGATCGGCACCAAGCGCGAGGAGCAGGCGGACGACTGGCTTTCCGGGGGACGGATCATCGGGGTGACCGCCGGAGCCTCGACGCCCAACAACAAGATCGGGGAGACGATCGCCCGGGTCTGCGAGCTCGCGGGGGTGGTGGAGCAGCTCCGCTCGGTGACCGCCTGA